A single region of the Nicotiana sylvestris chromosome 6, ASM39365v2, whole genome shotgun sequence genome encodes:
- the LOC104211315 gene encoding dihydrofolate synthetase — protein sequence MKNISILRRSFQRSMFSSAAGLVQNTRHGFSTLREEPELDELMEFLNNLKNFEKSGVPIGAGTDSEYGFDLGRMSRLVGLLGNPQSRFKTVHIAGTKGKGSTAAFLSSILRAEGYSVGCYTSPHIQTIRERITLGRWGEPISAKALNHHFKRRREVLERAVKLENGCLSHFEVFTAIAFSLFAEGNTEIAVVEAGLGGARDATNVISGSDLALSIITTVGEEHLEALGGSLESIAVAKSGIVKHGRPLVLGGPFIPSIECILRGKAFSMSSPVVSASDPGNRSALRGFCDVSSIPRQLCDIVLQIVKDFDLSIELLGVKLRMLGAHQLQNAVTATCAALCLNKQGWSLSSGSIRAGLESAFLQGRSQILSSEEANLLGVPGATILLDGAHTKESARALANTLQMTFPKAKMVVVVAMANDKDHLGFARELLSVGDLDAVFSTEVDIAGAKSRMTSASLLKCAWVNALRELDIKVLDLKVADSEDQSLQAAGISESRSILLAEGSLLACMRTGFKILSERTGEQSGIIVVTGSLHIVSAILDYLHS from the exons atgaaaaatattaGCATTCTCCGTCGTTCATTTCAGAGAAGTATGTTCTCCTCAGCTGCAGGACTTGTCCAGAACACCCGTCATGGCTTTTCCACTTTGCGAGAGGAGCCAGAACTAGACGAACTAATGGAATTTTTGAACAATCTGAAAAACTTCGAGAAGTCAGGGGTTCCAATAGGCGCAGGCACAGATTCCGAATATGGTTTCGATCTTGGTAGAATGAGTCGCTTGGTGGGGCTCCTCGGTAATCCCCAATCTAGGTTCAAG ACTGTTCATATTGCTGGAACAAAAGGAAAAGGATCAACTGCTGCATTCCTCTCCAGTATATTGCGGGCAGAAGGCTATTCTGTTGGTTGCTATACTAG TCCGCATATACAGACTATTAGGGAACGCATAACGTTGGGAAGATGGGGCGAGCCAATATCAGCCAAGGCGTTGAATCATCATTTCAAGAGGAGGAGGGAGGTTCTTGAGAGGGCAGTGAAACTTGAGAATGGATGTCTCAGTCATTTTGAG GTTTTTACTGCTATAGCATTCAGCCTATTTGCTGAAGGGAATACGGAAATTGCAGTTGTGGAG GCTGGATTGGGCGGAGCACGAGATGCCACTAATGTTATTTCAGGTTCTGATCTTGCTTTATCAATCATAACTACTGTTGGTGAGGAACATCTAGAAGCACTTGGAGGCTCTTTGGAAAGTATAGCGGTGGCAAAATCAGGAATAGTTAAGCATGGGCGCCCA CTTGTTCTAGGAGGTCCATTCATTCCATCTATTGAGTGCATTCTTCGTGGGAAAGCATTTTCTATGTCTTCACCTGTGGTATCAGCATCTGATCCTGGAAACAGAAGCGCTTTGAGAGGCTTCTGTGACGTGAGTAGCATACCTCGCCAATTGTGTGATATAGTGCTCCAGATTGTGAAGGACTTTGATCTG TCGATTGAACTTCTAGGTGTGAAATTACGCATGCTTGGAGCTCACCAACTTCAAAATGCTGTAACTGCTACATGTGCAGCCTTGTGCCTTAATAAGCAAG GATGGAGTTTGTCCAGTGGATCTATTCGTGCTGGTCTGGAGAGTGCGTTTTTGCAAGGCAGAAGCCAAATATTGTCTTCAGAAGAAGCTAATTTACTTGGAGTACCTGGGGCCACTATACTACTTGATGGAG CACATACAAAGGAATCTGCCAGGGCTTTGGCAAACACGTTGCAGATGACATTTCCAAAGGCAAAAATGGTTGTTGTGGTTGCTATGGCTAATGACAAGGACCATCTAGGTTTCGCAAGAGAGCTACTCTCAG TTGGGGATTTGGATGCTGTATTTTCAACAGAAGTTGACATTGCTGGTGCTAAATCAAGAATGACTTCAGCATCTTTATTGAAATGTGCTTGGGTCAATGCTTTGAGAGAGCTGGATATTAAGGTTCTCGACCTCAAAGTTGCAGATAGTGAGGATCAATCACTTCAAGCTGCAGGGATTTCCGAATCTCGAAGCATTTTACTTGCGGAGGGATCACTATTGGCTTGTATGAGAACTGGTTTTAAGATCCTCAGCGAAAGAACTGGAGAACAATCTGGCATTATAGTAGTCACTGGTTCTTTGCATATTGTTTCTGCCATTTTAGACTACTTGCACAGTTGA